The following proteins come from a genomic window of Nitrospira sp.:
- a CDS encoding Chromate resistance protein ChrB gives MGAVTAKAGVYVLPPHDECVEAFQWLAQEVQQIGGDAVVMRVDRFEGLPDAKLVELFQESCRVKYAELESEATELEKSLRWGKKALARAEGLDKLEKLRKRQAEIAQVDFFPSLDAVKVTDLLRRIQEQLRQGNRVAAPVAAKKLADYRDARWVTRPRPHVDRLACAWLIRRFINPTAEIRYATRSESGEVGFDMREAEFGHQGNCCTFETMMSAFGLKESGLEGLAEIIHEIDLRDGRYARPETAGLELILKGWLQAGLPDKEIEQRGIALFEGLFTALSRMSRPAQTT, from the coding sequence ATGGGAGCGGTGACGGCCAAAGCCGGTGTGTATGTCCTGCCGCCACATGACGAGTGCGTGGAAGCGTTCCAATGGCTTGCGCAGGAAGTGCAGCAGATCGGCGGCGACGCGGTGGTGATGCGGGTGGACCGGTTCGAAGGGCTTCCCGATGCCAAGCTGGTGGAACTCTTTCAGGAGAGCTGCCGAGTGAAGTATGCCGAACTCGAAAGCGAGGCGACAGAGCTGGAGAAATCGCTGCGGTGGGGCAAAAAGGCCCTCGCCCGTGCGGAGGGTTTAGACAAACTGGAAAAGCTGCGCAAGCGGCAAGCGGAAATCGCCCAAGTGGATTTTTTCCCCTCACTGGACGCGGTCAAGGTGACCGACTTATTGCGCCGCATTCAGGAGCAGCTCCGGCAAGGGAATAGAGTAGCGGCTCCGGTGGCCGCCAAGAAGCTCGCAGACTATCGCGATGCGAGATGGGTGACGCGCCCGCGCCCGCATGTTGATCGGCTGGCCTGTGCCTGGCTGATTCGACGCTTCATCAACCCGACAGCGGAAATCCGCTATGCCACCCGCTCAGAGTCCGGAGAGGTTGGGTTCGACATGCGCGAGGCCGAGTTCGGACATCAGGGGAATTGCTGCACCTTCGAAACGATGATGAGCGCCTTCGGCCTTAAAGAATCGGGCCTGGAGGGTCTCGCAGAAATCATCCATGAGATTGATCTCCGTGATGGCCGCTATGCCCGGCCTGAAACGGCTGGTCTGGAACTGATCCTGAAAGGGTGGCTGCAAGCGGGATTACCCGACAAGGAGATCGAGCAGCGCGGCATCGCATTGTTTGAGGGTCTCTTCACCGCCTTGTCACGAATGAGCCGGCCAGCCCAGACGACGTGA